A window of the Euzebya pacifica genome harbors these coding sequences:
- a CDS encoding ABC-F family ATP-binding cassette domain-containing protein has product MATNIVSLEAVTKSYAEKRPLDGINVGIDDGDRCGVIGINGSGKSTLLKIIAKVEPADSGRVVHRGGLRVRYLDQQPVLTPDLTPVEAAGGTREAEAYLDRLGLGGVTQPVGTLSGGQRRRVALAEVLADDPDLLILDEPTNHLDPDVIEWLEGLLTARSGSLLFVTHDRYLLGRLATRIIEVAEGEVFTHHGSYADYLEARAARQEQEQAEARKRSNLARVELEWLRRGPKARTSKAKHRVDKATDLVAAAAIKVEEREMSIDLPSRRLGSKVTNAHNAGKSFEDRTVLRDVELKVPPNARWGFVGPNGSGKSTLLAMLAGRMEPDEGSVRIGETVHIGWYGQDPTPMPPRTRVIDAVKEVAEEASTVDGLVVSAGDLLERFLFSKPAQRAYVEELSGGERRRLELLRVLADAPNLLILDEPTNDLDLDTLTVLEGYLDSWPGAMLVASHDRYFLDRVCDDLYAIRPDGTLRHQPGGWTAYREAQKAEAAALKAQRAAHEAAQREARSGDSSGSAGGNKPGKLTYNDKREFGQLGVEIPRLEKRRDELHLLLADAADDYEKAQVLSEELTAVMTRLDEAEMRWLELAERSEASS; this is encoded by the coding sequence ATGGCAACCAACATCGTCAGCCTCGAGGCGGTCACCAAGTCCTACGCCGAGAAGCGGCCGCTGGACGGCATCAACGTGGGCATCGACGACGGTGATCGTTGCGGGGTCATCGGGATCAACGGCTCGGGCAAGTCCACGCTGCTGAAGATCATCGCGAAGGTCGAACCGGCCGACTCCGGGCGCGTCGTGCACCGCGGCGGCCTCCGTGTGCGCTACCTCGACCAGCAGCCCGTCCTGACGCCCGACCTCACCCCCGTCGAGGCGGCCGGCGGCACCCGCGAGGCCGAGGCCTACCTCGACCGTCTTGGCCTCGGTGGCGTCACCCAGCCCGTCGGCACCCTGAGCGGGGGCCAGCGTCGCCGCGTGGCCCTTGCCGAGGTCCTGGCCGACGACCCCGACCTGCTGATCCTCGACGAGCCCACCAACCACCTCGACCCCGACGTGATCGAGTGGCTCGAGGGGTTGCTGACCGCCCGGTCCGGCAGCCTGCTGTTCGTCACCCACGACCGGTACCTGCTGGGTCGGCTCGCCACCCGCATCATCGAGGTCGCCGAGGGCGAGGTGTTCACGCATCACGGGTCCTACGCCGACTACCTCGAGGCGCGGGCAGCCCGACAGGAGCAGGAGCAGGCGGAGGCCCGCAAGCGCTCCAACCTGGCCCGTGTCGAGCTGGAGTGGCTGCGTCGCGGTCCCAAGGCGCGGACCTCCAAGGCCAAGCACCGCGTCGACAAGGCCACCGACCTCGTCGCCGCGGCCGCGATCAAGGTCGAGGAACGCGAGATGTCCATCGACCTGCCGTCCCGTCGGCTCGGCTCGAAGGTCACCAACGCCCACAACGCCGGCAAGTCCTTCGAGGACCGCACCGTCCTGCGCGACGTCGAGCTGAAGGTTCCGCCGAACGCCCGCTGGGGGTTCGTTGGCCCCAACGGCTCGGGCAAGTCCACGCTGCTGGCCATGCTGGCGGGCCGGATGGAACCCGACGAGGGGTCGGTGCGCATCGGGGAGACCGTCCACATCGGCTGGTACGGGCAGGACCCCACGCCGATGCCGCCCCGTACCCGCGTGATCGATGCGGTCAAGGAGGTCGCCGAGGAGGCATCCACCGTCGACGGCCTGGTCGTGAGCGCCGGTGACCTGCTGGAGCGGTTCCTGTTCTCCAAGCCGGCCCAGCGGGCCTACGTCGAGGAGCTGTCGGGTGGGGAACGGCGCCGGCTCGAGCTGCTGCGCGTGCTGGCCGACGCCCCCAACCTGCTGATCCTCGACGAGCCGACCAACGACCTGGACCTCGACACCCTCACCGTGCTGGAGGGATACCTCGACAGCTGGCCCGGCGCCATGTTGGTCGCCAGCCACGATCGGTACTTCCTGGACCGGGTGTGCGACGACCTGTACGCGATCCGCCCCGACGGGACGCTGCGCCACCAACCGGGCGGCTGGACGGCCTACCGCGAGGCACAGAAGGCCGAGGCGGCTGCGCTGAAGGCCCAGCGGGCAGCCCACGAGGCCGCACAGCGCGAGGCGCGGTCGGGTGACTCCAGCGGGTCTGCTGGAGGGAACAAGCCCGGCAAGCTGACCTACAACGACAAGCGCGAGTTCGGCCAGCTCGGCGTGGAGATCCCCCGCCTGGAGAAGCGCCGCGACGAGCTGCACCTGCTGCTCGCCGACGCCGCCGACGACTACGAGAAGGCCCAGGTCCTCTCCGAGGAGCTGACCGCCGTCATGACCCGCCTCGACGAGGCCGAGATGCGGTGGCTGGAGCTTGCGGAGCGAAGCGAGGCAAGCTCGTGA
- the trpS gene encoding tryptophan--tRNA ligase — MSHRARSQTVPRVFSGIQPTGDVHLGNWIGAISRWAADQEDGHVFCIVDLHAITIPKDPEHLRTKTRDLAAWILAAGLDPEVATLFVQSHVREHSELAWVLSCSTQMGELNRMVQFKEKSAGKESVSAGLFTYPVLQAADILLYQADEVPVGEDQRQHIELTRDVAQRFNGRFGDTFTLPKATMPRAGARVMDLQQPANKMSKSAESDAGTIMLDETEKKTAKKVMRAVTDSGSEVRAGEDKPGVTNLLDLLSAVTGREIPDLEADFEGKMYGDFKKAVAEGVNEFLRPARERHAELSKDPAELDRLLAIGADRARNIAETTMDTVRDRVGFLPPA, encoded by the coding sequence ATGTCACATCGAGCAAGGAGCCAGACCGTGCCCCGCGTGTTCTCGGGAATCCAGCCCACCGGCGATGTCCACCTCGGCAACTGGATCGGGGCCATCAGCCGTTGGGCGGCCGACCAGGAGGACGGGCACGTCTTCTGCATCGTCGACCTGCACGCCATCACGATCCCCAAGGATCCCGAGCACCTGCGGACCAAGACGCGTGACCTTGCGGCGTGGATCCTCGCGGCGGGCCTCGACCCCGAGGTCGCGACCCTGTTCGTGCAGTCCCACGTCCGTGAGCACAGCGAGCTCGCCTGGGTCCTGTCCTGCAGCACCCAGATGGGCGAGCTCAACCGGATGGTGCAGTTCAAGGAGAAGTCGGCCGGCAAGGAGTCGGTCAGCGCCGGGCTGTTCACCTACCCCGTGCTGCAGGCGGCCGACATCCTCCTGTACCAGGCCGACGAGGTACCGGTGGGCGAGGACCAGCGCCAGCACATCGAGCTGACCCGAGACGTCGCCCAGCGCTTCAACGGCCGGTTCGGTGACACGTTCACCCTCCCCAAGGCGACCATGCCCAGGGCCGGTGCCCGGGTGATGGACCTGCAGCAGCCCGCGAACAAGATGTCGAAGTCCGCGGAGTCCGACGCCGGCACGATCATGCTGGACGAGACCGAGAAGAAGACGGCAAAGAAGGTCATGCGGGCCGTCACCGACTCCGGGTCGGAGGTGCGGGCCGGGGAGGACAAGCCCGGCGTCACGAACCTGCTCGACCTGCTGTCGGCGGTGACCGGACGCGAGATCCCCGACCTCGAGGCCGACTTCGAGGGCAAGATGTACGGTGACTTCAAGAAGGCCGTGGCCGAGGGCGTCAACGAGTTCCTCCGCCCCGCCCGTGAACGCCACGCCGAGCTCTCCAAGGACCCTGCGGAGCTGGACCGCCTGCTGGCCATCGGCGCCGATCGCGCCCGCAACATCGCCGAGACCACCATGGACACCGTCCGTGACCGGGTCGGCTTCCTGCCGCCCGCCTGA